A region from the Geobacillus vulcani PSS1 genome encodes:
- a CDS encoding deoxyribonuclease IV → MLKIGSHVSMSGKKMLLAASEEAASYGANTFMIYTGAPQNTKRKSIEELNIEAGRKHMQAHGIEEIVVHAPYIINIGNTINLDTFSLGVDFLRAEIERTEAIGAKQLVLHPGAHVGAGVEAGLRQIIRGLNEVLTREQTVEIALETMAGKGSECGRTFEELAHIIDGVAYNDKLSVCFDTCHTHDAGYDIVNDFDGVLEEFDRIIGLGRLKVLHINDSKNPRGSRKDRHENIGFGYIGFQALNYIVHHPQLEDIPKILETPYVGEDKNNKKPPYKHEIAMLRAQSFDDQLLEKINAGAE, encoded by the coding sequence ATGTTAAAAATCGGTTCACATGTTTCAATGAGCGGAAAGAAAATGCTGCTGGCCGCCAGCGAAGAAGCGGCCTCCTACGGAGCGAACACGTTTATGATTTACACTGGGGCGCCGCAAAACACAAAGCGCAAGTCGATTGAAGAGCTCAACATCGAAGCCGGACGCAAGCATATGCAAGCGCACGGCATCGAAGAGATTGTTGTCCACGCCCCGTATATCATCAATATCGGCAATACGATCAATCTCGATACGTTTTCGCTAGGTGTCGACTTTTTGCGCGCGGAAATCGAGCGGACGGAAGCCATTGGAGCAAAACAGCTCGTGCTCCATCCAGGCGCCCATGTCGGCGCAGGGGTGGAAGCCGGACTTCGCCAAATTATTCGCGGACTGAATGAAGTGTTGACACGCGAACAGACGGTTGAAATCGCGCTGGAAACGATGGCCGGCAAAGGCTCGGAATGCGGGCGAACGTTTGAGGAGCTGGCGCACATTATCGACGGCGTCGCCTATAATGATAAGCTGTCCGTTTGCTTTGATACGTGCCATACGCATGACGCCGGTTATGACATCGTTAACGATTTTGACGGCGTCCTTGAGGAGTTTGACCGGATCATCGGCCTCGGGCGGCTGAAAGTACTGCACATCAACGACAGCAAAAACCCGCGCGGCAGCCGGAAAGACCGCCATGAAAACATTGGTTTCGGCTATATTGGATTTCAGGCGCTCAACTATATCGTCCATCACCCGCAGCTTGAGGATATTCCAAAAATTTTAGAAACTCCATACGTGGGCGAAGACAAAAACAACAAAAAGCCGCCGTACAAGCATGAAATTGCGATGCTGCGAGCGCAGTCGTTCGATGACCAGTTGCTTGAAAAAATCAACGCTGGAGCGGAATGA
- a CDS encoding DUF2624 domain-containing protein — MNIYQQLVKQKLKTITPEELVSYSREYGLPITTSQAKQILHLARTNDINVFDPEERKKWVRQLAKITSPDIARKANELFLKFVQKK, encoded by the coding sequence ATGAACATTTACCAACAACTTGTCAAGCAAAAATTAAAAACGATCACCCCGGAAGAACTCGTTTCGTACAGCCGAGAGTACGGCCTGCCCATCACGACGAGCCAAGCAAAACAAATTCTTCATCTCGCCCGAACGAACGACATTAACGTCTTTGACCCCGAGGAGCGGAAAAAATGGGTGCGCCAGCTGGCGAAAATCACCTCGCCGGACATCGCTCGAAAGGCGAACGAGCTGTTTTTGAAATTCGTGCAAAAAAAATAA
- a CDS encoding YitT family protein, with translation MAPKQHKKEPLGHVLYRVLMIAIGASLAAFAIERLLVPNKMIDGGIIGISLILDYLTPDEWRLLNFATLVILLNAPFMYFGYKQIGKTFMLSTILGVVILGAAERLFHHVSPLTTEPILATVFGGLSLGLGVGLVIRHGGSLDGTEILGILMTKRIPFSVGEFVMFVNVFIFGWAAFVFGLEPAMYSVMTYYIASKTIDAVIEGLDETRAAFIVTDRYEEISDAILHRLGRGTTKLLGKGGYTDEQKEIIYAVVTRLEVTKLKSIVNEIDPDAFITIMPTHEVRGARFKSAIH, from the coding sequence TTGGCGCCAAAACAGCATAAAAAAGAACCGCTAGGCCATGTATTGTATCGCGTGTTGATGATCGCCATCGGCGCCTCTTTGGCGGCGTTTGCCATTGAGCGGCTGCTCGTTCCGAACAAAATGATCGACGGCGGCATCATTGGCATATCGCTGATTCTTGACTACTTGACTCCGGACGAATGGCGGCTGCTCAATTTCGCCACGCTCGTCATCCTCTTAAACGCCCCGTTCATGTATTTCGGCTACAAGCAAATCGGGAAAACGTTCATGCTGTCAACGATTTTAGGCGTCGTCATCCTCGGTGCCGCTGAACGGCTGTTTCACCATGTTTCCCCGCTGACAACCGAGCCGATTTTAGCCACCGTTTTTGGCGGGTTGTCGCTCGGGCTCGGCGTCGGATTGGTCATCCGTCATGGTGGATCGCTCGATGGGACAGAAATTTTAGGGATTTTGATGACGAAAAGAATCCCGTTTTCAGTGGGCGAGTTCGTTATGTTTGTCAACGTCTTTATTTTCGGCTGGGCGGCGTTTGTGTTTGGTTTGGAGCCGGCAATGTATTCGGTGATGACCTACTACATCGCCTCGAAAACGATCGATGCGGTCATTGAAGGGCTTGACGAGACGCGGGCGGCCTTTATTGTGACCGATCGTTATGAGGAAATTTCCGACGCCATTTTGCACCGGCTCGGCCGCGGGACGACGAAATTGCTTGGCAAAGGCGGATATACGGACGAGCAAAAGGAAATCATTTATGCAGTCGTCACGCGCTTGGAAGTGACAAAACTAAAATCGATCGTCAATGAAATCGACCCGGATGCATTCATCACCATTATGCCGACGCATGAAGTGCGCGGAGCCCGCTTTAAATCAGCGATTCACTGA
- a CDS encoding metal ABC transporter ATP-binding protein: MENGFVVQIEDVSFRYEKENVLEHVSLTVPKGAFLGLVGPNGSGKSTLLKCVLGLLKPNSGRIFLFGEPIESFREWHRIGFVSQKANSFNRSFPATVEEVAASGLAAKRGLFRPLTKEDRRAVEAALAAVGLSGLAKRNIAELSGGQQQRVFIARALASKPDLLILDEPTVGVDARHVHEFYELLGDLNRRGLTLILVTHDIGTITDRVTDIVCLNKRLYFHGKAEEFKHLGNEVISQFYGHPLHVLSHEHEWAE, from the coding sequence ATGGAAAATGGATTTGTTGTGCAAATCGAGGATGTGTCGTTCCGCTATGAAAAAGAGAACGTGCTTGAGCATGTTAGTTTAACAGTGCCGAAAGGGGCATTTTTAGGATTGGTCGGCCCGAACGGCTCGGGAAAATCGACGCTGCTCAAATGTGTGCTCGGCTTGTTAAAACCGAACAGCGGCCGCATTTTTTTGTTCGGCGAGCCAATTGAATCGTTTCGCGAATGGCATCGGATCGGGTTCGTGTCGCAAAAAGCGAACAGCTTCAATCGCAGCTTTCCGGCGACGGTTGAGGAAGTGGCGGCGAGTGGATTGGCGGCCAAACGCGGCTTATTTCGGCCGCTGACAAAAGAAGACCGCCGTGCGGTCGAAGCAGCGCTCGCGGCCGTTGGGTTGAGCGGCCTGGCAAAACGCAATATCGCGGAGCTGTCCGGCGGCCAGCAACAACGGGTATTTATCGCCCGCGCATTGGCGAGCAAGCCGGATTTGCTCATTTTAGACGAGCCGACGGTCGGCGTGGATGCGCGCCATGTACACGAATTTTATGAACTGCTTGGCGACTTGAACCGTCGCGGTTTGACGCTTATCTTAGTGACGCATGACATCGGAACGATCACAGACCGGGTGACTGATATCGTCTGCTTGAACAAGCGCCTGTATTTCCATGGAAAGGCGGAAGAGTTCAAACATCTTGGCAACGAGGTGATTTCGCAGTTTTATGGTCATCCGCTCCACGTTCTCTCTCACGAGCATGAATGGGCGGAATGA
- a CDS encoding metal ABC transporter permease, with protein sequence MWEAIWQYEFLRNAFVAGVLTGFTAPLLGVFIVVRRLSLIADALSHVTLAGIAAGLLLGSAVPAAASWSPLYIGMSFSVVASLLVEKLRAVYRHYEELAIPIILSAGIGLSVIFISMANGFTTDLFSYLFGSVSAVSRADVWTAFAVAAAAVMVILMFYKELFLLSFDEEYARVSGVRTTLIHFLFIVLVALVIAASMRIVGVLLISSLMTLPVAASIRIAKSFKQAIGFSILFGELAVIAGLWAAYELDWAPGGTIVIAAIVILLCVLGWKRRRQR encoded by the coding sequence GTGTGGGAAGCCATTTGGCAATACGAATTTTTGCGCAATGCGTTTGTTGCCGGCGTTTTGACCGGTTTTACGGCGCCATTGCTTGGCGTTTTTATTGTCGTTCGGCGGCTGTCGCTCATCGCCGATGCATTGAGCCATGTGACCCTCGCCGGCATTGCCGCCGGGCTCTTGCTCGGTTCAGCGGTGCCGGCGGCCGCCAGCTGGAGTCCGCTTTACATCGGCATGAGTTTTTCCGTCGTCGCGTCGCTGCTCGTCGAGAAGCTGCGCGCCGTTTACCGCCATTATGAGGAGCTTGCCATTCCGATCATTTTGTCGGCCGGCATTGGCTTGAGCGTCATTTTCATTTCGATGGCCAACGGGTTTACGACCGATTTATTTTCGTATTTATTCGGCAGCGTCAGCGCCGTCAGCCGTGCTGACGTTTGGACAGCGTTTGCTGTCGCCGCAGCTGCCGTGATGGTGATTTTGATGTTTTACAAAGAGCTGTTTCTTCTTTCCTTTGACGAAGAATACGCCCGTGTTTCCGGCGTTCGCACCACGTTGATCCACTTTTTGTTTATTGTGCTTGTTGCGCTCGTCATCGCTGCATCGATGCGCATCGTCGGCGTGCTCCTCATCTCGTCGCTCATGACGTTGCCGGTGGCGGCGAGCATCCGCATCGCCAAAAGTTTTAAACAGGCGATCGGGTTTTCGATTTTGTTCGGGGAGCTGGCTGTCATCGCCGGGCTCTGGGCAGCGTATGAGCTCGATTGGGCTCCAGGCGGGACGATCGTCATCGCCGCGATTGTCATTTTGCTTTGCGTACTCGGATGGAAAAGGAGGCGGCAGCGATGA
- a CDS encoding Fur family transcriptional regulator, translated as MNIDEALQLMKEKGFKYTEKRRQMLELFAESDKYLTAKDVLEALRSAYPGLSVDTVYRNLSLFTLLGILEMTELSGEKHFRFACGARRHHHHFICIQCGKTKNIDACPMDRLAAQLDGYEIIDHKFEIYGTCPQCQQHLPV; from the coding sequence ATGAATATCGATGAAGCGTTGCAGTTGATGAAAGAGAAAGGATTTAAATATACGGAAAAAAGGAGACAAATGTTGGAGTTATTTGCCGAAAGTGACAAATACTTGACGGCGAAAGACGTGCTGGAAGCGCTCCGTTCCGCCTATCCGGGCTTGAGCGTTGATACAGTGTACCGCAATTTATCGCTCTTTACGCTGCTTGGCATTTTGGAAATGACCGAGCTTTCCGGGGAGAAACATTTCCGTTTTGCCTGCGGCGCCCGCCGTCATCACCATCATTTCATTTGCATCCAGTGCGGAAAAACGAAGAACATTGATGCTTGTCCGATGGATAGGCTTGCAGCGCAGCTCGATGGGTATGAGATCATTGATCATAAGTTTGAAATTTACGGCACATGTCCGCAATGTCAACAACATCTCCCTGTATAA
- a CDS encoding nucleotidase, whose protein sequence is MKKRLGIDIDGTVTCPSTFIPYLNEAFGKELALNDITQYNLAPLYGVAEEEMDRWLEENEADIYERAPLARYALEVIDSWKDKYELYYISARGRHLYDLTECWFRRHGVHYHHIELTGSHDKIAVVRRHQLSAFFEDKYDNACDIAEACGIPVILFDTPYNQGPLPENVIRVNNWLEAKREIEQRLGP, encoded by the coding sequence GTGAAAAAACGGCTTGGCATCGACATTGACGGCACGGTGACATGTCCGAGCACGTTCATTCCGTATTTAAACGAAGCATTCGGCAAAGAGCTCGCATTAAACGACATTACACAATACAATTTAGCGCCGTTATACGGTGTGGCAGAGGAAGAAATGGATCGCTGGCTTGAGGAAAACGAAGCGGATATTTATGAGAGGGCTCCGCTTGCCCGCTATGCGCTTGAAGTAATCGACAGCTGGAAAGACAAATACGAGCTGTATTACATCAGCGCTCGTGGCCGTCATTTGTACGATCTCACCGAGTGCTGGTTTCGGCGGCACGGCGTCCATTATCACCATATCGAGCTGACCGGGTCGCACGATAAAATCGCTGTTGTCCGCCGGCATCAGCTGTCTGCCTTCTTTGAAGACAAATACGACAACGCGTGCGACATCGCCGAAGCATGCGGCATTCCGGTCATTTTGTTTGACACTCCGTACAACCAAGGTCCGCTTCCGGAAAACGTCATCCGCGTCAACAACTGGCTTGAAGCAAAGCGAGAAATCGAACAGCGCCTCGGGCCATAA
- the ispG gene encoding flavodoxin-dependent (E)-4-hydroxy-3-methylbut-2-enyl-diphosphate synthase: MGEIIHRSKTRPVRVGPLTIGGSNEVIIQSMTTTKTHDVDATVAQIHRLEEAGCQIVRVACPDERAAAAIPEIKKRINIPLVADIHFDYKLALKAIEGGVDKIRINPGNIGRREKVEAVVKAAKERGVPIRIGVNAGSLEKRILEKYGYPTADGMVESALYHIRILEELDFHDIIVSLKASDVRLAIEAYEKAARTFDYPLHVGITEAGTLFSGTIKSAVGLGAILSKGIGNTIRVSLSADPVEEVKVAREILKTFGLASNAATLISCPTCGRIEIDLIRIANEIEDYIASIRAPIKVAVLGCAVNGPGEAREADIGIAGARGEGLLFRHGKIVRKVPEEKMVEELKKEIDKLAEEYFAKQRENKAALKGHNAQ, encoded by the coding sequence GTGGGTGAAATCATCCATCGTTCAAAAACACGTCCGGTCCGTGTCGGTCCGCTGACAATCGGCGGCAGCAACGAAGTCATCATCCAAAGCATGACGACGACGAAAACGCATGATGTCGATGCCACGGTGGCGCAAATCCATCGCCTCGAGGAAGCAGGCTGTCAAATCGTCCGCGTCGCCTGCCCAGACGAGCGAGCCGCCGCGGCGATACCGGAAATTAAAAAACGAATCAACATCCCGCTTGTCGCCGACATCCACTTTGACTATAAATTGGCGCTGAAAGCGATCGAAGGCGGCGTTGACAAAATCCGCATCAATCCAGGCAACATTGGGCGCCGCGAAAAAGTCGAAGCGGTCGTGAAAGCCGCGAAGGAGCGCGGCGTGCCGATTCGCATTGGCGTCAACGCTGGGTCGTTGGAAAAACGTATTTTGGAAAAATATGGGTATCCAACCGCTGACGGCATGGTTGAGAGCGCCCTATACCATATTCGCATTTTGGAAGAACTCGATTTCCACGATATCATTGTGTCATTAAAAGCGTCCGACGTGCGCCTCGCCATTGAAGCGTATGAAAAAGCCGCGCGCACGTTCGACTATCCACTTCATGTCGGCATCACCGAAGCGGGGACGCTTTTTTCCGGCACGATCAAAAGTGCCGTTGGACTCGGCGCCATTTTAAGCAAAGGCATCGGAAACACGATTCGCGTGTCGTTAAGCGCTGACCCGGTTGAAGAAGTCAAAGTGGCGCGCGAAATTTTAAAAACGTTCGGACTTGCTTCCAATGCGGCGACGCTCATTTCCTGCCCAACGTGCGGGCGGATTGAGATCGATTTGATCCGCATCGCTAACGAGATCGAAGACTATATCGCCAGCATTCGCGCGCCGATCAAAGTCGCTGTGCTCGGTTGCGCCGTCAATGGCCCAGGGGAAGCACGGGAAGCCGATATTGGCATTGCCGGCGCCCGCGGTGAAGGCTTGCTCTTCCGCCACGGCAAAATCGTCCGGAAAGTGCCGGAAGAGAAAATGGTGGAAGAGCTGAAGAAAGAAATCGACAAGCTGGCGGAAGAATATTTTGCCAAGCAAAGGGAAAACAAAGCCGCTCTGAAAGGCCACAACGCCCAATGA
- a CDS encoding LysM peptidoglycan-binding domain-containing protein, with the protein MKKLILLLLLFLSSYIVYRDLAIGTLHPSSETAAADVQPNRAPIPYRTVTVHPGDTLLSIVEKELEGPLPVPLEQLIRDFERLNPGEQAQTLKIGKTYKVPIYR; encoded by the coding sequence ATGAAAAAACTCATTCTTCTCCTACTTCTCTTTCTTTCCAGTTATATCGTTTACCGCGACCTTGCCATTGGAACGCTTCACCCTTCATCTGAAACAGCGGCAGCCGACGTCCAACCGAACCGGGCACCGATCCCATACCGAACCGTCACGGTTCACCCTGGCGATACGTTGTTGTCTATTGTCGAGAAAGAACTGGAAGGTCCATTGCCCGTTCCTCTCGAGCAGCTGATCCGTGATTTTGAACGGTTAAATCCAGGCGAACAGGCACAAACATTAAAAATCGGGAAAACTTATAAAGTGCCGATCTATCGCTGA
- a CDS encoding phosphate ABC transporter substrate-binding protein PstS family protein: protein MWSKKVKLGLAALLMTGVLAGCGQTENNNAGGNEGTAKKEETYSGTIALAGSTALQPLAEEAANAFMEKYPDVSITVQGGGSGTGVNQVAAGAVQIGNSDVPAAEKLDDKSKASELVDHKVAGIAFAIVVNDDVKVDNLTTKQIQDIFSGKIKNWKEVGGPDEAIHVINRPASSGTRATFEKTIMKDVKINDSIGTVQDSNGAVEQAISSTPGAVSYVAMSYLIGEKKNLKTVKIDGAEPTVENIRTEKYPFWSYEYMITKGEAKEEVRAFIDFVKSEEFAPTVKKMGYIPMTELE from the coding sequence ATGTGGAGCAAAAAAGTCAAATTAGGATTGGCCGCCTTGTTGATGACCGGCGTTTTGGCCGGCTGCGGGCAGACTGAAAACAACAACGCGGGCGGCAATGAAGGAACAGCAAAGAAGGAAGAAACTTACTCCGGCACGATTGCTTTGGCGGGATCTACCGCGCTTCAGCCGCTGGCCGAAGAAGCGGCGAACGCGTTTATGGAAAAATATCCGGACGTGTCGATCACCGTTCAAGGCGGCGGCAGCGGCACGGGCGTCAACCAAGTGGCAGCTGGCGCTGTGCAAATCGGCAACTCGGATGTGCCGGCGGCGGAGAAACTGGACGACAAGTCGAAAGCATCGGAGCTCGTTGATCATAAAGTGGCCGGCATTGCCTTTGCCATTGTGGTCAATGACGATGTGAAGGTCGATAATTTAACAACGAAGCAAATTCAAGATATTTTCAGTGGCAAGATCAAAAACTGGAAAGAAGTCGGTGGACCGGATGAAGCCATTCACGTGATCAACCGTCCGGCGTCATCGGGCACGCGGGCGACGTTTGAGAAAACGATCATGAAAGACGTGAAAATCAACGATTCGATCGGCACGGTCCAAGATTCAAACGGAGCGGTCGAGCAAGCGATCAGTTCGACGCCGGGCGCTGTTAGCTATGTAGCGATGTCGTATTTAATCGGGGAAAAGAAAAACTTGAAGACGGTCAAAATTGACGGCGCGGAACCGACGGTGGAGAACATCCGCACGGAAAAATACCCGTTTTGGTCGTATGAATACATGATTACCAAAGGGGAAGCGAAGGAAGAGGTGCGAGCGTTTATCGACTTTGTCAAGAGCGAAGAATTTGCGCCAACCGTCAAAAAGATGGGGTATATCCCGATGACGGAATTGGAATAG
- the pstC gene encoding phosphate ABC transporter permease subunit PstC, with translation MQQMHMKRRNRWLEEYIGRTFAVICGWLIILITVTMIIFLAVKGIQSFTDSGLSLSDMLLSAQWDPDGTPPKYGALIFIVGSMLVSLGALLISAPIALALAIFMNFIAPKWFVSLLKPVLELLVGIPSVVYGWLGVTILVPLLREWFGGSGFSLLAGIIVLSLMILPTITSIAADALANVPMAYMEASYGLGSTRWQAISRVIVPAAKAGIATGVVLGLARAFGEALAVQMVIGNTMKLPSGLDSPTATLTSILTMDMANTINGTPWNNALWTLALILLLISFFFIAVIRLVGPRKER, from the coding sequence ATGCAACAAATGCATATGAAACGGCGAAATCGCTGGCTTGAAGAATACATCGGCCGCACGTTTGCAGTCATCTGCGGTTGGCTGATCATTCTGATTACGGTGACGATGATCATCTTCTTAGCGGTAAAGGGGATTCAGTCCTTTACGGACAGCGGCCTTTCGCTTTCTGATATGCTGCTTTCGGCGCAATGGGATCCGGACGGCACCCCGCCGAAGTATGGGGCGCTCATTTTTATCGTCGGCTCGATGCTCGTCTCGCTTGGCGCTTTGTTGATCAGTGCGCCGATCGCGTTGGCGTTGGCGATTTTCATGAACTTTATCGCTCCCAAATGGTTCGTTTCGTTGCTCAAGCCGGTGCTGGAACTGCTTGTCGGCATTCCGTCGGTGGTGTATGGCTGGCTTGGAGTGACGATTCTCGTTCCGCTCTTGCGCGAATGGTTCGGGGGCTCCGGCTTTAGTCTGCTCGCAGGAATCATCGTTCTAAGTCTGATGATTTTGCCGACCATCACCAGCATTGCGGCCGACGCCTTGGCCAATGTCCCGATGGCGTATATGGAAGCATCATACGGTCTTGGCTCTACGCGTTGGCAGGCGATTTCCCGCGTCATCGTTCCGGCGGCGAAAGCCGGGATTGCCACCGGCGTTGTTCTCGGCTTGGCGCGGGCGTTTGGTGAGGCGCTTGCCGTGCAGATGGTGATCGGCAATACGATGAAGCTGCCTTCAGGCCTTGACAGCCCGACGGCGACGTTAACCAGTATATTGACGATGGATATGGCGAATACGATCAACGGAACACCATGGAACAACGCATTATGGACATTGGCGCTCATTTTGCTCTTGATCTCGTTTTTCTTCATTGCCGTGATCCGTTTGGTCGGCCCGAGAAAGGAGCGATAA
- the pstA gene encoding phosphate ABC transporter permease PstA: MTARMIDKVWTGIFYAVAVAVIGLLIFFFAVVLSKGAGFWQPEFLFGRPSNTQAGGGIGPQLLNSFYLLVVTLLLSVPISLGAGIYLAEYAKQGRIVGFIRLCLETMASLPSIVVGLFGLLAFVTLTGWGYTLLGGALAVTIINLPGLTRICETAILDVPANVKEGSLALGATRWQTLVKAVLPAAIPQMVTGVILSAGRIFGEAAVFIYTAGLTTPMLRWDADWGSQANPLNVFRPAETLTVHIWKLNSEGIVPDAKLIAAKSAAVLMVAVLFFNLAARLASSLLARYFSGGRRARRARGERSKAA, translated from the coding sequence ATGACAGCGCGCATGATTGATAAAGTATGGACAGGCATTTTCTATGCAGTGGCTGTTGCGGTCATCGGGTTGCTTATTTTCTTTTTTGCCGTGGTGTTGTCGAAAGGAGCGGGGTTTTGGCAGCCTGAGTTTCTGTTCGGACGGCCGAGCAATACGCAAGCGGGCGGGGGCATTGGTCCGCAGTTGCTCAATTCGTTTTATCTGTTGGTTGTGACACTGCTTTTGTCGGTTCCGATTTCGTTGGGAGCCGGAATTTATTTGGCTGAATACGCCAAACAAGGGCGGATCGTCGGGTTTATTCGCCTTTGCTTGGAAACGATGGCATCATTGCCGTCGATTGTTGTCGGATTGTTTGGATTGCTGGCGTTTGTCACCTTGACGGGCTGGGGCTATACGCTGCTGGGTGGAGCGTTAGCGGTCACGATCATCAATTTGCCTGGATTGACGCGCATTTGCGAAACGGCGATTTTGGATGTTCCGGCCAATGTTAAAGAGGGGAGTCTTGCCCTTGGAGCGACGCGCTGGCAGACGTTGGTCAAAGCGGTGCTTCCGGCCGCCATCCCGCAAATGGTCACCGGCGTTATTTTATCGGCTGGGCGCATTTTCGGCGAAGCGGCTGTTTTCATTTATACCGCTGGGCTGACGACTCCGATGCTTCGTTGGGATGCGGATTGGGGCAGCCAAGCCAACCCGCTGAACGTGTTCCGGCCGGCCGAAACGCTGACGGTGCATATTTGGAAATTGAATTCGGAAGGCATTGTCCCAGACGCGAAGCTAATCGCAGCCAAATCGGCGGCTGTGTTGATGGTGGCCGTTCTTTTCTTCAATTTGGCTGCACGGCTCGCTTCTTCCTTGCTTGCGCGGTATTTCTCCGGGGGGCGGCGCGCGCGTCGAGCACGAGGAGAAAGAAGCAAAGCAGCGTAA
- a CDS encoding DUF1189 domain-containing protein — protein sequence MNVFVQLWKSLYSPKDIARFRFQGIGKTIGYVFLLTLLSILPTFYYVSSSLTEGIRTTSALLNNELPSFSIENGELHSEAAAPIHIDQGGFTIIFDSTGTVTKEEVERFPNAVALLKHEAVLVASHQAQHYSYATFPDIKITDQDVRAFIKDLESLLPVLIPLFGLVLYVLACAGKFISVCIFAFFGLILAGVLDKTLRYRHTWVMSAYAITLSTVFFTVMETVQAVVPYGALIHWFVSLVVLFLAVKEVPSAKREI from the coding sequence ATGAACGTATTTGTCCAGCTGTGGAAAAGCTTATATTCTCCGAAAGACATCGCCCGCTTTCGATTCCAAGGAATTGGGAAAACGATCGGGTATGTGTTTTTGCTGACCTTGTTGTCCATTCTTCCAACGTTTTACTATGTCTCCTCGTCGCTCACGGAAGGCATCCGCACAACGAGCGCCTTATTGAATAACGAGCTGCCGTCTTTTTCGATTGAAAACGGCGAACTTCACTCAGAGGCGGCCGCGCCGATTCATATTGATCAAGGCGGATTTACGATCATTTTTGACAGCACCGGCACAGTGACGAAAGAGGAAGTGGAGCGGTTTCCGAATGCGGTTGCCCTGTTAAAACACGAAGCCGTGCTTGTTGCGAGCCATCAGGCGCAGCATTATAGCTATGCAACATTTCCTGACATCAAAATTACAGATCAAGATGTACGCGCCTTTATTAAGGATCTAGAATCTCTTCTGCCCGTTCTCATCCCGCTTTTTGGGCTCGTTTTATACGTGCTCGCCTGCGCCGGGAAATTTATCAGCGTGTGCATCTTTGCCTTTTTCGGCCTGATTCTTGCCGGCGTGCTCGACAAAACGTTGCGCTACCGTCATACATGGGTGATGTCGGCTTACGCCATTACGCTGTCGACCGTCTTTTTCACCGTGATGGAAACGGTGCAAGCGGTCGTGCCCTACGGCGCGTTGATCCATTGGTTCGTTTCGCTTGTCGTCCTCTTTTTGGCCGTCAAGGAAGTGCCATCAGCCAAACGGGAAATATAA